One part of the Treponema peruense genome encodes these proteins:
- a CDS encoding heavy metal translocating P-type ATPase, translating into MDFQISHSLPGRVRLRYERHILSLRQAMLVQMLVGLQEGIVSVSVNTVSGSILIEYKDTSLETVISYVKALDGKYLNDENLLSSVSVPSVQESLLESLLSLTVEHFLKKLLPLPLRKIISLVSIVPRVQKGIASVVRGKPFCAETLDAAAISLSYLTGDIDTAGTINFLLNIGDTLEDYTKRKSHDNLTQSLLITDETVTIVQDGEEKEISTQLLKAGDIVIVRAGSVIPVDGTVVDGVGMVNQASMTGEALPVQREKGSSVFASTIIEEGEIKIKVKACGGETKVSKIANMIDRSNSLKAASQEKAERVADNLVKYNFLIAGLAYFFTRNFTKAASTLLVDYSCAMKLSAPISVLSAMRDCARNGILAKGGKFLEEFAESDTIVFDKTGTLTESNPVVKKIVVFGSRKENEVLKLAACLEEHFPHSLARAVVNEAASRGLNHKEEHTKVEYILAHGIASSLDGKKLRIGSAHFIFDDEKIPLTKEADDCINTITGCSQLYFAIDGELAAIIVIEDPIRKESCAVIKKLKDSGFKNVIMITGDNKHTAKEVAEKTGVTDFVAEALPDTKVSWIEKLKKEGHKVVMVGDGINDSPALSAANVGIAMGKASSIASETADILLPDDGLDSLPVLRKISRNLISRIHGNNRAIIGINSALIAGGLAGSITPQMAALLHNSSTVAISVNAMSSLD; encoded by the coding sequence ATGGATTTTCAGATTTCTCACAGTCTTCCAGGCAGAGTAAGGCTTAGATATGAGCGTCATATTCTGTCTTTGCGTCAGGCAATGCTTGTTCAGATGCTTGTTGGTCTTCAAGAAGGAATAGTTTCTGTTTCTGTTAATACAGTTTCAGGAAGCATTCTTATTGAATACAAAGATACTTCCTTGGAAACAGTTATTTCTTACGTAAAGGCTCTTGATGGAAAGTATCTCAATGATGAAAATCTGCTTTCGAGCGTTTCTGTTCCTTCTGTGCAGGAAAGTCTTTTGGAGTCGTTGCTGTCCCTTACAGTTGAGCATTTTCTAAAAAAACTTCTTCCTCTTCCATTGAGAAAAATCATTTCTCTTGTTTCAATTGTTCCTCGTGTTCAAAAGGGCATTGCAAGCGTAGTGAGAGGAAAGCCGTTCTGCGCGGAAACTCTTGATGCTGCCGCGATTTCTCTTTCATATTTAACTGGCGACATTGATACTGCTGGAACTATAAATTTCCTTTTGAATATCGGCGATACTCTCGAAGATTACACAAAGCGAAAGTCCCATGACAATTTGACTCAGTCGCTTCTTATAACTGATGAAACCGTTACAATCGTTCAGGATGGAGAAGAAAAAGAAATTTCCACACAGCTTTTAAAGGCGGGCGACATCGTTATTGTTCGCGCTGGCTCTGTAATTCCTGTTGACGGAACTGTTGTTGACGGCGTTGGAATGGTAAACCAGGCTTCAATGACTGGAGAAGCTCTGCCTGTTCAGCGTGAAAAAGGCTCGTCTGTTTTTGCTTCCACAATTATTGAAGAAGGCGAAATAAAGATAAAAGTGAAGGCTTGCGGAGGCGAAACCAAAGTAAGCAAAATTGCAAATATGATTGACCGATCAAATTCACTTAAGGCTGCAAGTCAGGAAAAAGCGGAACGTGTTGCTGACAATCTTGTAAAATACAATTTTTTAATTGCGGGTCTTGCGTATTTCTTTACACGTAACTTTACAAAGGCGGCTTCAACATTGCTTGTGGATTATTCCTGCGCCATGAAGCTTTCTGCTCCGATTTCAGTTCTTTCTGCAATGAGAGATTGTGCCCGGAACGGAATTCTTGCGAAAGGCGGAAAATTTCTTGAGGAATTTGCGGAATCTGACACAATTGTTTTTGACAAGACAGGAACATTGACAGAATCAAACCCTGTTGTAAAAAAGATTGTTGTTTTTGGCAGCAGAAAGGAAAATGAAGTTTTAAAACTTGCTGCTTGCCTTGAAGAGCATTTCCCGCATTCTTTGGCGCGTGCTGTTGTAAATGAAGCTGCGTCCAGGGGATTGAACCACAAGGAAGAGCATACAAAGGTCGAATATATTCTTGCGCATGGAATTGCTTCCAGCCTTGACGGAAAAAAGCTCCGCATAGGAAGCGCGCATTTTATCTTTGATGACGAAAAAATTCCGCTTACAAAAGAAGCCGATGACTGCATAAATACAATAACTGGTTGTTCCCAGCTTTATTTTGCAATTGACGGAGAACTTGCCGCTATAATCGTAATTGAAGATCCAATCAGAAAAGAATCTTGCGCTGTAATAAAAAAGTTGAAAGACTCTGGCTTTAAGAATGTGATTATGATTACAGGCGACAATAAGCATACTGCAAAAGAAGTTGCGGAAAAAACTGGCGTAACAGATTTTGTTGCTGAAGCTCTTCCAGACACAAAAGTATCTTGGATTGAAAAGCTTAAGAAAGAAGGGCACAAAGTTGTTATGGTTGGAGACGGAATCAATGATTCTCCGGCTCTTTCTGCGGCAAATGTTGGAATTGCAATGGGAAAGGCAAGCTCAATTGCAAGCGAGACTGCGGATATTCTTCTTCCTGACGACGGCTTGGATTCTCTTCCAGTTTTGCGGAAAATAAGCCGAAACTTGATTTCAAGGATTCACGGAAACAACCGAGCTATAATCGGAATAAATTCTGCGCTCATTGCCGGCGGACTTGCTGGTTCCATAACACCGCAAATGGCTGCCTTGCTTCATAACAGCTCCACAGTTGCAATCAGTGTGAATGCAATGAGTTCCTTGGACTAA
- a CDS encoding helix-turn-helix domain-containing protein, with protein sequence MQVDYTKLWSRYKEMGHKNKTDLIEMAGISTNILAKLTKGEFISMDSIQRICKALNCDVGDICVINNVEG encoded by the coding sequence ATGCAAGTTGATTATACAAAGCTTTGGTCTCGTTATAAAGAAATGGGGCATAAGAACAAAACAGACCTTATTGAAATGGCAGGAATCTCAACGAATATTCTGGCCAAATTGACAAAAGGTGAATTTATTTCCATGGATAGTATCCAACGCATTTGTAAAGCCCTGAATTGTGATGTGGGCGATATATGTGTAATAAATAATGTGGAAGGTTAA
- a CDS encoding flavin reductase: MDNKAMFNLSYGLFILTAKDGEKDNGCIVNTVGQVTSQPNRISLTVNKANYTHDMILKTKEFNVSVLAENSKFETYRHWGFQSGRNTDKLESISFKRSANGLVYIADETNAFLSAKVVSTLDLGTHTLFIADVTDGEVLSQVPSATYSFYQNNIKPKPASTEKRKGFICTVCGYIYEGETLPDDFICPVCKHPASDFRPL, from the coding sequence ATGGATAACAAGGCTATGTTCAATTTGTCTTACGGTCTTTTTATTTTGACTGCAAAAGACGGCGAAAAAGACAACGGCTGCATTGTGAATACTGTAGGGCAGGTTACTTCCCAACCTAACAGAATTTCTTTGACGGTAAACAAAGCGAATTATACGCACGATATGATTCTGAAAACAAAAGAATTCAATGTTTCCGTTCTGGCAGAAAATTCTAAATTTGAAACTTACAGGCATTGGGGCTTCCAAAGCGGTAGAAATACAGATAAACTTGAATCAATTTCTTTTAAAAGATCTGCAAATGGCCTTGTTTATATTGCGGATGAAACAAACGCATTTTTGAGCGCGAAAGTTGTTTCCACACTTGATTTGGGAACGCACACTCTTTTTATTGCTGATGTTACAGACGGCGAAGTTTTGTCGCAAGTTCCTTCAGCAACATATTCATTTTATCAGAATAATATAAAGCCAAAGCCAGCTTCCACGGAAAAGAGAAAGGGCTTTATTTGTACTGTCTGCGGATATATTTATGAAGGTGAAACTTTGCCTGACGATTTTATTTGCCCTGTATGTAAGCATCCAGCCTCGGATTTTAGACCGCTTTAA
- a CDS encoding SUMF1/EgtB/PvdO family nonheme iron enzyme, whose protein sequence is MEKFKLISTLFISILLIFSGCTVETDTTQSGQIIKTEKQTVTFSNTNANFTMIDISFIDGRTSDSIILGEDLLEVPYITNVKPFRLAMYETSYNTWYEVLKWAENNGYTIVNKGVEGVFGEVEHENNMSGPGEEPKLVEMPVCRLTWRDVMVWCNALSEMKGLEPVYCTDKDFKTPLRDSTGVAFNDLENYAIEPGEVDNPYVNTNANGFRLPYVKEWEYAARKRLDGTAISGRNVSGDDSGAMFSPTAIEEMNEISFPISKIYENYIWWRKNSAGEAKLTASGLNDTTANLKTLTGNNSISTFRTHLSGGKLPNHLGFYDMSGNIPEWCFDYNVTYGSKLKFHTMRAFRGGDTANQSDALNQFHSSGNKGGQIVGIKGGGFRIAQNH, encoded by the coding sequence ATGGAAAAATTTAAGCTCATTTCAACTTTATTTATTTCAATTCTTCTAATTTTTTCAGGCTGTACTGTAGAAACAGATACTACTCAATCAGGTCAAATCATAAAGACAGAAAAGCAAACCGTAACTTTCAGCAACACAAATGCCAATTTTACGATGATTGACATTTCTTTCATCGATGGAAGAACCTCAGACTCAATTATTTTAGGCGAAGATTTACTTGAAGTTCCCTACATAACGAATGTAAAACCTTTTCGTCTTGCAATGTACGAAACAAGTTACAACACCTGGTATGAAGTTTTAAAATGGGCAGAAAACAACGGCTACACGATTGTAAATAAAGGCGTTGAAGGAGTTTTTGGCGAAGTTGAACATGAAAATAATATGTCAGGACCAGGAGAAGAGCCAAAACTTGTTGAAATGCCTGTTTGCCGTCTTACTTGGCGCGATGTAATGGTATGGTGCAATGCATTAAGCGAAATGAAAGGTCTTGAACCAGTTTACTGCACAGACAAAGATTTTAAAACACCTTTAAGAGATTCAACTGGAGTTGCTTTCAATGATTTAGAAAATTATGCGATAGAACCGGGAGAAGTTGACAATCCGTATGTAAACACAAATGCAAACGGCTTCAGGCTTCCTTATGTAAAAGAATGGGAATATGCTGCACGAAAGCGCCTTGATGGAACTGCAATTTCTGGAAGAAATGTTTCTGGAGATGATTCCGGTGCAATGTTTTCTCCGACGGCAATAGAAGAAATGAATGAAATTAGTTTTCCGATTTCTAAGATTTATGAAAATTATATCTGGTGGAGAAAAAATTCTGCAGGAGAAGCAAAATTAACAGCATCAGGTTTGAATGATACAACGGCAAATTTAAAAACACTTACAGGAAATAATTCCATCAGTACTTTTAGAACACACCTTTCTGGCGGAAAACTCCCGAACCACTTGGGGTTCTATGATATGAGCGGAAATATTCCTGAATGGTGTTTTGATTACAATGTAACTTATGGTTCAAAACTCAAATTCCATACAATGCGTGCATTCAGAGGCGGAGATACAGCAAACCAAAGCGATGCGCTAAATCAATTTCACTCATCAGGCAACAAAGGCGGTCAGATAGTCGGAATAAAAGGCGGTGGTTTCCGTATTGCACAGAATCATTAA
- a CDS encoding HMA2 domain-containing protein, whose product MIVSSFFPGRIRLRNDVFKDDDIFSALYSAVGSHSAVKKVERNERTGSVLVEYISENLPMEKLLALKDEFFALGKLAESYSKKNKPVILEKIHEIERKLK is encoded by the coding sequence ATGATTGTTTCAAGTTTTTTCCCAGGAAGAATCCGTTTACGCAATGATGTTTTTAAAGATGATGATATATTTTCCGCATTGTATTCTGCTGTCGGAAGCCATTCTGCCGTAAAAAAAGTTGAGCGCAATGAAAGAACTGGCAGCGTGCTTGTTGAATATATTTCAGAAAATTTACCCATGGAAAAACTTCTTGCCTTAAAAGATGAGTTTTTTGCGCTTGGAAAACTTGCGGAATCCTATAGCAAAAAAAATAAGCCAGTTATTCTTGAAAAAATTCATGAAATCGAAAGAAAATTAAAATAG
- a CDS encoding indolepyruvate oxidoreductase subunit beta codes for MSMNILICGVGGQGTVLAAKVVSQAALSRKEKVLSAETIGMAQRGGSVVSHVRIGSGVYSPLISCGQADVIIAFEATEAVRNIRFLKKNGTVIVNSKIVAPVTASLGAKTFETSAMVEYLKSTGANVICVDTDEACKKLGSSKPVNMILLGAACSAGIFCAQEIKDAVKVLVKPAFHEINLRAIDYGNLTLV; via the coding sequence ATGAGCATGAATATTTTGATTTGCGGAGTGGGCGGACAGGGTACTGTTCTTGCCGCAAAGGTTGTGTCACAGGCGGCTCTTTCGCGCAAAGAAAAAGTTCTTTCTGCAGAAACAATCGGAATGGCCCAGCGCGGCGGAAGTGTTGTAAGTCATGTTCGTATAGGAAGCGGCGTTTATTCACCTTTGATTTCGTGCGGTCAGGCAGATGTAATAATTGCGTTTGAAGCTACCGAAGCTGTAAGAAATATTCGCTTTCTTAAAAAAAACGGAACAGTTATTGTTAACAGTAAAATTGTTGCGCCCGTTACCGCAAGCCTTGGAGCCAAAACTTTTGAAACATCTGCAATGGTTGAATATCTTAAGTCAACAGGAGCGAATGTAATCTGCGTGGACACAGATGAAGCATGTAAAAAACTTGGCAGCTCAAAGCCTGTAAATATGATTCTTCTTGGAGCAGCTTGTTCAGCCGGAATTTTTTGCGCACAGGAAATCAAAGATGCAGTTAAAGTTCTTGTAAAACCTGCATTCCACGAAATTAACCTGCGTGCAATAGATTATGGAAATCTTACTTTAGTTTAA
- the iorA gene encoding indolepyruvate ferredoxin oxidoreductase subunit alpha, whose product MPQKMVMGNEAIALGALKAGVNLVSGYPGTPSSEIIEYISKYKEKTGTYVEWSVNEKAAVEVAAGASYSGSRTLVTMKQVGLNVAADPVMCLAYVGVRGGMVIVSADDPGPISSQTEQDTRRFGAFSKIPVLDPSSPSEAYEMVQQAFELSEKYNTPVILRPTTRVDHAYESMEFPELGPCRNRGEFVKDSARWVIFPRTSFMNHKRIFERNEHIIPDEFSKSSLNSVLNGHASSLAVVTGGISYAYVMEALSILNKTDVPVLKIGTPYPFPAPLAEQFLMDKTHVLVVEELDPVIEESLLLLKGRANLSCSIHGKLDSKISEAGENTVESVKKALADFLSVNDVSGSAESLDSVPELPVRPPVLCAGCPHRGSFYAVKQAMKGQKTVYCGDIGCYTLGNAKPLDMCDTCLCMGADITMAQGFYHNENDRKCFSFIGDSTFFASGITGIVNAVYNQANMTVCILDNSTTAMTGHQPHPGTGVTMMGQIVDKISIEKILCAIGVSPVITVDPFNQAESVAAVKAASDSPGVSAVIFKSPCISVASKLGFSFKGANAVSETKCIGCRKCINELGCPALVLNASSKKVQIDASLCTGCGLCSGVCPTGAITKQESAV is encoded by the coding sequence GTGCCGCAGAAAATGGTTATGGGAAACGAGGCGATTGCACTTGGAGCGCTCAAAGCCGGAGTAAATCTGGTTTCGGGCTATCCGGGAACGCCTTCCAGCGAAATAATTGAATATATTTCAAAGTATAAGGAAAAAACCGGCACTTATGTAGAATGGTCGGTTAACGAAAAAGCCGCCGTCGAAGTTGCTGCCGGTGCAAGTTATTCGGGGTCGCGCACTCTTGTTACGATGAAACAGGTCGGACTCAACGTGGCGGCAGATCCTGTAATGTGCCTGGCTTATGTAGGTGTTCGCGGCGGAATGGTTATTGTTTCTGCCGATGATCCTGGTCCTATTTCAAGCCAGACCGAACAGGATACAAGGCGCTTTGGTGCATTTTCAAAAATTCCGGTTCTTGACCCGTCAAGTCCTTCAGAAGCATATGAGATGGTTCAGCAGGCATTTGAGCTTTCAGAAAAATACAATACGCCTGTAATTCTGCGCCCGACTACACGCGTGGATCATGCCTACGAAAGCATGGAGTTTCCCGAACTGGGTCCGTGCCGTAACCGCGGTGAATTTGTAAAGGACAGTGCACGCTGGGTTATTTTCCCGCGCACATCTTTTATGAACCACAAACGCATCTTTGAACGCAACGAACATATTATTCCGGATGAGTTTTCAAAGAGCAGTCTTAATTCTGTTTTGAATGGTCATGCATCTTCTCTTGCAGTCGTTACAGGCGGAATAAGTTATGCCTATGTAATGGAAGCTCTTTCTATTTTGAATAAAACAGATGTTCCTGTTTTGAAAATCGGAACGCCGTATCCTTTTCCTGCACCTTTAGCTGAACAGTTTTTAATGGACAAAACGCACGTGCTTGTTGTAGAAGAACTTGATCCTGTAATTGAAGAAAGCCTTCTTCTTCTTAAAGGACGTGCAAATCTTTCCTGTTCAATTCACGGAAAACTTGATTCAAAAATTTCTGAAGCAGGCGAAAATACCGTTGAGTCTGTAAAAAAAGCACTCGCGGATTTTCTTTCTGTAAATGACGTTTCGGGCAGTGCAGAATCTTTGGACAGTGTTCCCGAACTTCCTGTAAGGCCTCCGGTATTGTGTGCAGGATGTCCCCACCGCGGTTCTTTTTATGCCGTAAAGCAGGCAATGAAAGGACAAAAGACAGTTTATTGCGGCGACATTGGCTGCTACACTTTGGGAAACGCAAAGCCGCTGGATATGTGTGACACCTGTCTTTGTATGGGCGCAGACATTACAATGGCACAGGGATTTTACCACAACGAAAATGACAGAAAGTGTTTTTCTTTTATAGGAGATTCAACTTTCTTTGCTTCGGGAATAACCGGAATTGTAAATGCCGTTTACAACCAGGCAAATATGACAGTCTGCATACTGGACAATTCAACAACTGCAATGACCGGACACCAGCCCCACCCGGGAACAGGTGTTACGATGATGGGACAGATTGTAGACAAAATAAGCATAGAAAAAATTCTTTGCGCAATAGGAGTGTCTCCTGTAATTACAGTTGATCCCTTTAACCAGGCAGAATCTGTTGCTGCAGTAAAAGCCGCTTCTGATTCGCCGGGAGTGAGCGCGGTTATCTTTAAGTCGCCGTGTATTTCTGTTGCTTCAAAACTTGGTTTTTCATTCAAAGGCGCGAACGCTGTTTCCGAAACAAAATGCATAGGCTGCCGCAAGTGCATTAACGAACTGGGCTGCCCGGCTCTTGTACTGAATGCATCTTCCAAAAAAGTACAGATAGATGCGTCTTTGTGTACGGGCTGCGGACTTTGTTCAGGAGTGTGCCCGACCGGTGCAATTACAAAACAGGAGAGTGCAGTATGA
- a CDS encoding NAD(P)-dependent oxidoreductase, translated as MVPKSDVISLHCPLTDDTKHLVNEKSLSMMKNDAVIINTGRGALIDTHALVKALKKRTIGGAALDVYEEESRYFFADWSADVIKDDMLARLLTFPNVIITGHQAFLTKNALKAIADTTLQNIVDFTEGKELKNEVK; from the coding sequence ATTGTTCCAAAAAGCGATGTAATCAGCCTGCACTGCCCTTTAACAGACGATACAAAGCATCTTGTAAACGAAAAGTCTCTTTCCATGATGAAAAACGATGCGGTTATAATAAATACAGGACGCGGCGCTTTAATCGACACTCATGCGCTAGTAAAAGCTTTAAAGAAAAGAACTATCGGAGGAGCGGCGCTTGACGTTTATGAAGAAGAAAGCCGATATTTCTTTGCAGACTGGTCTGCAGACGTTATAAAAGACGACATGCTTGCCCGGCTTTTAACTTTCCCGAATGTAATTATAACTGGACATCAGGCATTTCTTACAAAAAATGCGCTTAAAGCAATCGCAGATACAACGCTTCAAAATATTGTGGATTTTACAGAAGGAAAAGAACTTAAAAACGAAGTCAAATAA
- a CDS encoding DUF6110 family protein — MTKLGAFAIGVAVGGVTLALVKTAGFKKVCSKVISAGMQLKDEAASFVETVKEDAEDIKAEAAYNKNASKANA; from the coding sequence ATGACAAAATTAGGTGCATTTGCTATTGGTGTTGCGGTTGGCGGAGTAACTCTTGCCTTGGTAAAAACAGCTGGATTCAAAAAAGTCTGCTCCAAAGTTATCAGCGCGGGAATGCAGCTAAAAGATGAAGCTGCTTCTTTTGTTGAAACTGTAAAAGAAGACGCGGAAGATATAAAGGCAGAGGCCGCTTACAATAAAAACGCATCAAAAGCTAATGCTTAA
- a CDS encoding HU family DNA-binding protein, with product MKYRVVKRINPLNTDEKKFYAAPQYMEELTVMDLAKDISDACTLNVTDVEAVLTSLVRKLPQYLNNGFKIQLGNFGRVKLSFSSKGFET from the coding sequence ATGAAATATCGCGTTGTAAAAAGGATAAATCCCCTTAATACTGATGAAAAAAAATTTTATGCTGCTCCACAGTACATGGAAGAGCTTACAGTAATGGACTTGGCAAAGGATATTTCCGATGCTTGTACATTAAACGTAACTGACGTTGAAGCTGTTCTTACATCTTTGGTAAGAAAATTGCCTCAGTATCTTAATAATGGTTTCAAAATTCAGTTAGGTAACTTTGGTCGCGTAAAACTTTCATTTTCATCCAAAGGTTTCGAAACATGA
- a CDS encoding GmrSD restriction endonuclease domain-containing protein: MAQYNVNNIMVSSLLSSIRDGTIAIPEIQRPFVWDPTKVRDLIDSLYKGYPVGYIIVWQNPDVKLKDGTISSGKKIIIDGQQRITALTAAIVGLEVVGADYKKKRIKIAFNPKEEKFETCNPAIEKDIQWIADISTVLQPGFDAFSFVNEYCDKNKITDNAEKSSINKVINTLSQIQNNSLGVIDLSSGLDIDSVTDIFIRINSKGKVLSQADFAMSKISSNERYKGDLIRKTIDYFCHLLQNPGDFDTIKNNDSEFAITDEFKAIAWIKDENEDIYEPDYTDLLRVAFTSKFHRGKLADLVSLLSGRDFKTREFKEEIAEQSFKDLKESVLQFVNKTNFQRYLMIVKSTGIIDSSLVRSDNVMNFGYILYLALREKKIDAIIIERAVRRWLVLTILTGRYSGSPESMFNYDIIRFVDAADPITYIEQTEAGVLSEAFWSNVLITRLNTAVASSPFYNVYLMAQVKSGDKGFLSEQIDVKSMIEQRGDIHHLFPKQYLINNGIKDKGMYNQIANYVYLQSEINIKVKDTAPNEYMATVLQQCEDKKPVYGGIVDKNELMQNLKANCVPEDFIKMDVKDFNRFLDMRRKLMAAKIKDYYESLK; encoded by the coding sequence ATGGCACAGTATAACGTAAACAATATTATGGTTAGTTCACTTCTTTCTAGTATTAGAGATGGAACTATTGCAATTCCTGAAATACAGAGGCCTTTTGTTTGGGATCCTACAAAGGTTCGTGATTTAATTGATTCATTATATAAAGGATATCCAGTTGGATATATTATTGTTTGGCAGAATCCTGATGTAAAACTTAAAGATGGAACTATTTCTTCTGGAAAGAAAATCATTATTGATGGTCAGCAGAGAATTACTGCATTAACCGCTGCAATTGTTGGACTTGAAGTTGTTGGTGCTGATTATAAAAAGAAGAGAATTAAGATTGCATTTAATCCAAAAGAAGAAAAATTTGAAACTTGTAACCCTGCTATTGAGAAAGATATTCAATGGATTGCAGATATATCAACTGTTTTACAGCCTGGTTTTGATGCTTTCTCTTTTGTAAATGAATATTGTGATAAAAACAAAATCACAGATAATGCTGAAAAAAGTTCTATTAACAAGGTGATCAATACTTTAAGTCAGATTCAGAACAATAGCCTTGGTGTAATAGATCTTTCTTCTGGTCTTGATATTGATAGTGTCACAGATATTTTTATTCGAATCAACTCTAAAGGCAAAGTCCTTTCACAAGCAGATTTTGCTATGTCAAAGATATCTTCAAATGAAAGATATAAAGGTGATTTAATCCGTAAGACTATAGATTATTTTTGTCATCTTCTTCAGAATCCTGGTGATTTTGATACTATAAAAAATAATGATTCTGAGTTTGCAATTACGGATGAGTTTAAGGCAATTGCTTGGATAAAAGATGAAAACGAAGATATTTATGAACCAGATTATACAGACCTTTTGAGAGTTGCATTTACTTCAAAATTCCATCGTGGTAAACTGGCTGACCTTGTAAGTTTGTTAAGTGGACGTGATTTTAAGACTCGTGAATTTAAAGAAGAAATTGCTGAACAGTCATTTAAAGACTTAAAAGAAAGTGTTTTGCAATTTGTAAATAAGACTAATTTCCAAAGGTATTTAATGATTGTAAAATCTACAGGAATTATAGATTCATCACTTGTTCGTTCTGATAACGTTATGAACTTTGGATATATTCTCTACCTTGCTCTTAGAGAAAAGAAAATCGATGCTATCATTATAGAGAGGGCTGTAAGACGTTGGCTTGTACTTACTATTCTTACAGGAAGATATTCTGGCTCTCCTGAGTCTATGTTTAATTACGATATTATACGATTTGTGGATGCAGCAGATCCAATTACATACATTGAACAGACTGAAGCAGGTGTTCTTTCTGAAGCATTCTGGAGCAATGTACTTATTACAAGACTTAACACTGCTGTTGCAAGTAGTCCATTTTATAATGTTTATCTTATGGCTCAGGTCAAATCTGGAGATAAGGGATTCCTTTCAGAACAAATTGATGTTAAGTCAATGATTGAACAGCGTGGAGATATTCATCACTTATTTCCTAAACAGTATTTAATTAATAATGGAATTAAAGATAAAGGAATGTATAATCAGATTGCAAATTATGTTTATCTACAATCTGAAATAAACATAAAAGTAAAAGATACAGCACCAAATGAATATATGGCTACAGTCCTCCAACAGTGTGAAGATAAAAAGCCTGTATATGGTGGAATTGTAGATAAAAATGAGCTTATGCAGAATCTTAAGGCAAATTGTGTACCTGAGGATTTTATTAAAATGGATGTAAAAGATTTTAATAGATTCCTTGATATGAGACGTAAGCTTATGGCAGCTAAAATCAAAGATTATTACGAAAGTTTGAAATAG
- a CDS encoding helix-turn-helix domain-containing protein, translated as MQCVNPTSYGKFLKRLRIDTGDTLAVMAQKLDVSISLLSSVESGAREIPPELSDKIRTVYKLNADASDALLKAECETLHKSISISMGAYEDNEEFKKAAISISRDLQELPVNEVQKIAADIHKKAQSKRDNDFSGWAALGLAAIALGVGIALAATSGNKDGSNPQGGN; from the coding sequence ATGCAGTGCGTTAATCCAACAAGTTATGGAAAATTCTTAAAAAGACTCAGAATTGATACTGGTGATACCCTTGCTGTTATGGCACAGAAGCTTGATGTATCGATTTCACTTCTTTCATCAGTTGAATCTGGAGCAAGAGAAATCCCTCCAGAACTTTCAGATAAGATTCGCACAGTATATAAATTAAATGCAGATGCAAGTGATGCACTGTTAAAAGCAGAATGTGAGACACTTCATAAATCTATTTCCATTAGCATGGGTGCATATGAAGATAATGAAGAGTTTAAAAAAGCCGCAATTTCAATTTCGCGAGATTTGCAAGAATTACCAGTGAACGAGGTACAAAAAATTGCAGCTGATATTCATAAAAAAGCTCAGTCCAAACGAGATAATGATTTTTCTGGTTGGGCTGCTTTGGGGTTAGCAGCAATTGCACTAGGTGTAGGAATTGCACTGGCTGCAACTTCTGGAAATAAAGATGGATCTAATCCGCAAGGAGGTAATTGA